A window of Phragmites australis chromosome 2, lpPhrAust1.1, whole genome shotgun sequence genomic DNA:
CCAACATGTATTTAGATTTCACGACTAAATTACAAACAACATGTATTCAGATTTTAGCAGTTGATTATAGGCAATGGTCAACTGTGTAATCCAAAGTTATGACAAATAGAATCAAGATTGTACCAGCATTGTCACAAAAGTTTGATGAAGTTCCATGAGAATGTACTGGTTGGTACATCCTAAACATGGCATTTGATGGACCAGCTACACATAAGAAGTCGAATAGTTAGATCTTGTAAATGCATAGCAAGTGCTGAAATGTACAAGCACCAGATCTTGATTAAAATTGCTTGCATTGCCTTGGTTGGACTGTAGTGCAAGGAGGCAAATCGAGGCTTCTTGTGCATCTTTTGAAGCAAAGTTGGGCCAACCTGATCGACCATCCAATCAGCAAAGACCACATTGTGCTTCATCAATGCTGAGCACATCAAGCTAACTTCTTTTATCAGTCTGGCATTGTGCAGTTTAAGTTGGTCCATTGCGTAGCATGAGTCCTGCAAATGTGTACACAAGACTCACTGGTACTTAATTCAAATAGGATATGGACACATTGAATGATGCTAAATACAACTATAACTTACCAGGCCATGGTATATAAGCCTGAGGTAGGCACCAAAATCACCGGGATGTAGAAAGATAAAAGTCTCAGGATTGATACTTGGTGTGCCAATTTGAACAGGAGGGGACATTTGGTTGAGTCAATCTGAGGTGATATAGGGTCTTTTTTGGCTGCTGGTACATCAACCGCTTGGAAAGTATGTCTTATGTACGCAGATGAACCAGGAGGTCGTAACTGCACACAATCAATCAGGCTAATATAAGTCCGTAAAGACATGTAACATAGCATGACCACTCGTAGCTACACAAAATCGATCAAAGAAGGCAAGATAAGTTAGTTACACCCATGAAGTACTTGTAGTTATTTCCTGAGCAGTATGAAACCATAAGAATCATCTTCTAAAGCTTCGCGGTATCAAAAACTTTGATACGAGGAAGAATGTTATGTGGCTTGCTCAAAGAGCGCACATCAACATTGTCCAAGAACAAGATCTGCAATCCATATATATTTGCATTAAATACACAAGCCATGGTAAAGGAAACATATATAAATCCATATATATGCTGATATAAGGCAACAGGTGTTACCTGAAAGAAAAGATGACACCCGGCTATGCTGGAGACAAGATGGTTCCAGCTGAGAGCTTCACAGACTTTCTAAGTAGCCTCTGAAAAATGACCATAAACATATTGGCACCAACTGAACCTatctattaggtcatgattctTAAGAGCTCACCAATAATCAATGTTATCATGGTCATACTTGGCAGATGGAGCTAACAGATGACCCATCACAAAAATAACAAAAGCCATCTTGAATCTATCAATCTCCTGCCTATTGCAGTTCTCATCAAGGTACTCTTCCAACACACAATCCGGGCCCTTCAAACTCATGGCATCCTTACCATTCAAACCTAAAGTATGATGGAGTAAAAGTATTCATCTAGGAGTTATTTCTGCACTAATTACGTCCATGTCTTCACTGGGAATACCAAATACAATACTCACATCCTTCTCGTGGACCATGATGCTTTGATTCTTAGTCAAAACCAGCTAACTAGTACTAGGATCTAGCCTACTGAGCAACCAAATGCTAAGCTTTAGGTTCACCTTGCAAATGGAGAGAACATCGAGGATGCCACCGAATCTCATCTCTCGCACAAGCATCTTCTTGTACTCGCTGAGCTTGCATACAACAAGATGCACCGCTCTCACTGAGCATCAATTTGTGACGCTGCTGGATCCACTACCTTCATCATCACTACTTATTGGGGAAGCAGACGTAGCAGACGACGCTCTTGTACTACGAGCAGGAGGAGTCGGCGAACTTGCATATGCCGACCTACGAGGAGCTAAAGGAAACATCGGGATCCAATCCTCTGGCCGTTTCTCCACTATTTTTGCAGGACACCAAATGTCATAGGAGCTGCAGTGAGAGGGTTGTGGCAGCGGTAAGAGATAATATTTGGTTTGTAAGCCGGTGAGGAAGTGAAGTATCAGACATGTTCGAGAGCTTCTAGGTTGGGTACTACACGTATATGAAGGTGGTACATCTTGAAACACCGACAACAAGCTCAGGGGCCTTTGACCTGTACATGCATTCCACCACCCATCCTCATCGATGCCCGCACGACTCGCTTCGGTAGAACATGGTACGGTATTGGGTGTCAGAAGAAATCATGGATGCTAGCGCGGTCCGTGGGGGACGAGTGGGAGAATGAAAGCCACCTATCCTGCACTACCACGAAGATGCACGACCACCGACGCTACTTTTAGCCGAGTTGTCCAATCAACCAGGGAATCCATGGCACCACACGTAAGGAAAGTATCTGATACCAAtaataaaatttttaaaaaaatcaaatacgcCGTTTATATAGAGCCATTGCCCAACAGTTCACCTATCCTAACGCAACACTGATAGTCCAATTGTCATGAACAGAAATGATTTTTTGAACAAAATGGCAGCCAGCTAGTAAGATCCGGTGTGCTACGATCTCTTGACTTGAATCAACTGTCTTTTTGGTGCCTAGATCACGAGGGTTGGCAGCAGGAGACGATGCGGTTGGTTAGTAAGGTGGGTTCAGCCATGCTCATGCATGCCACATCTGTGAATGTTCGATGCCAACCCCCAAAAAGCTCAGCAGTGATTCTGTCCATTATATTTTAGCTTTGTTGTTTCCCTAAACATTTTTCCTCACGGATTTTGTTCTTACTGAGCCCTTtcttaggaaaaaaaatcccagGCATAATTTCTGCTGATTGATTATTCTATCTGGTTGCTATCATTTATCAGTCCACAAAAGCTACTGTGTGTATGAATGAAATATGTATTGTAGAATCCATGGAAGAGTCAGAACTCAGACACCACTGACGTAGAATTTTGTGTTTGTGCGCgtgtctctctttttttataagTGTGTCTCTTTAGTATTATATATTGGGCATTTCTAAGCAGAAGTGTAAAACAGGATGatttatctatatctatatttttataaaataaataatttttatcatatatCTTACACGATCAAATGATATCAAAATTagtctcttctctcctcttttattttttttggaaacttaaaataaattttaaaacctGCAATTAATAGACACTATCAGTATTTAAAAGTATTAATACATAATTATTTCCTTCTATATATGGGTGCATCatcagttttttatttttagttattttttctgtgaatttttgtttttaattataatattattgatcTCACTGTGTAGAACACTTGTATGGTTGCTAGtgtgagaagagagagaaaaaaactaGTAAATTCGATACGaaaagggaaaactgcaaaccccctcccccccccccccaaaagtcactggattttgacttccctccaaaagttgttttgttgcaaaaaaaaaaaaatccccaaaattttgactttgttgcaaaaacccctctaaaaattcaaaaaataaaaaaattctaaaaaaaactagagacaattctaagaccttctgtgaaatttgttttcaaaaataatatcctttgcatcatatttcatggagaagaagtttggaaaaaaaaagaaaaatgtgcagctcatttattaactcatgttattttaactttctcatgtctaccattatttttcctacacaaataattgtttaattaaactaataaaagtggtttcactaattttggatgtgttatggattagttatgaattaatctatctgcaacacatttactcaatcttgcacgttacaataactatttcaagatttcatgtatttttacaagatagaggatcatgtaagaagactaaaaaattttgtttcatgatttttggattagtaaataattaactatgcatttaactcgaattaataaatgagttgcacatttttcttttttttcaaacttactctccatgaaatatgatgcaaaggatattatttttgaaaacaaatttcacaaaaggtcttataattgtctctagtttttttagaattttttgtgatttttttaaatttttttgaattttttggggtgtttttgcaacaaaatcaaacctttgagggggtttttgcaacaaaataactttgggggaagtcaaaatccaagtgacttttggggtttttttgcatttatcccatACGAAAAAGGGGAAAACGGCAAATGAAAGgaccaaagaaaaaaagaaaagaaaaggaaacttgACTGGCATTGAGGTCAAACCAAACCAGCATCCTTTCCTTGCGTATAAATACAGTCTCCACTGCCCCCAAGCTGGCACCACCACCCAAGGCAGGAGCGCCGATTCACTCCGCACAGCCCTCCTCCCCCTGCCCCGGTTGCCAGATCCAAGGAGCTCCGGAACCTCTCCAATGGCGGTCAAGGTCTACGTCGTGTAAGCATGAACGCCCACCCCTTTATTGGAATTACTGGATTATTCTCGTGATTTTCGTCGAGTCGTCGTCCGCTCCCTGagttttctctgatttttttttcagagaagACATTTATAATTTCAgtttctttcttgtgtttggtATATGCGTCCGTATCGCGCTTGTTGTCGATTCTTAGGGTTCTAACATAGTTCGATAATCTGGAAACCTTTACCGAGTCTAGTCCTAGAGGACGAATTCTCGAGAAGTCGGGATAGATAATCAATTTTGGCCACTCAGATGTAGCATGGCTTCAATTCTGACCGCTCTGTTCGTCGATGGGATCAGTAGACGATGCAGGAGCGATTCCAGTCGGAACACACAGGATGATTCTAGTGTTATACTAGTAAAGAAttgggaggaaaaaaaaaaatcggattTTCAGTGCTTCGGTGTTGATTTTTGGCTGTCAGGGTCTCAATCATGACGGTAGGTCTCGGTCCTTGACGGAATTGATGCCTCCTTAATGGTCCTTCACGGAATCCACGCGCTCCTCCCGATCTGCGGCTCGGTGGCGCGTAGACTCGGCGGCGGAGCGCTTGGCATCGGGCGCCGCCGACACGCGAACTCGTGCCGCATGGGAACTAGTCGGGGAACGACGGCCGGATttggggaagaagaagacaagATCTGGCCAGGGAGCGCACACGCGAGCGCAGCGCAGCCGCGAGGGACAAGGAGCTCGGCGGCGATTCCACCACCAGCAAGGCGAGCTAGCCGCGTTGCTAAGCTCGCCGCAGGGTTGCTAGCCGGATTCGCCTCGGCAACCCAACCCAATCCAACCCGATTTTTAGTTGAGCCCGCTTCAGCCCATCCCAAACGAACCTAAATAAGAACCCAACCCATTAAACCCAAAGAAACCCGCCCCATTAGCAGGCTTATTAATGGGGCCAAATAGTGGTAGCCTCCGGGCTCCGGCGCTAATTGTGGCCGTCTTTTCTTGCTTTTTTGTCAGCTTTGCTGATTGGCCCGGGAACGGAATTGTGTGCAATATCTCTAGTATAGAAACTAGCATGGTAACTAAAAGTAAagcttttttcaaaaaaaataaaagtaaagcTAAAGTTTTCATTTTGGCATGAGAACGGAATTAGTTCCGTTATTAGGTTTAACACCTCGAGTCATGTAGCATCGATGCATCTGGAGAACACACTTCAACTCTGGATTGTGACTCGCAAAGAAAAACATCTGGATTAGGactataaaaaagaaaattgtgtGCAATATCTCTATCACTTTCGTATCATCTTCACTCTCTGCATTAATTACTAAAGATAAACAGTGGTCATTATTCCCGGcaatattcatttttttaaaaaataaagttcTTTATATTTGTACTTGTCACAAATTAGAGCACTACTCAAAATTTCATAAGCACTTAGCACATGCCTGTGTTACACTGAACTAAATGTCGTCAACTggtactcaatttttttttacgaacTCTACTAACATTGCAGATGAAACAGTGTACAGTGCCGCCAAAACATAGAATATTTTATTCCCCTTTTCTCATACCAAAATGAAAAGTTTAGCTTTACTTTTAGTTACCATGCTAGTTTCTATACTCTTATCTATATGTATGGAAGTGGTGCGATTAAACTTGGATGTCACTTCCATTGTGTTGATTTACTTCCCAGTGCCACACCAACAATTTGGATCTTTACTTTTCTCCATAGTCTGGTCTAGCTGTTTCTTTATGAGAGAAAAAATCCACTGATTCAAAAATATCTTAGACAAATGAAAAGAGAGTCATATAGGCTTCTGTTTTATTCCCTTTGAGAGAGTTGTTGATCAACTCCTGCTTCAGTTGCACAGTAAACTTTAACATAAGTTGTCGTCTTCAGCCTTCAGTTTTTGGTTCATGGACCACATTTTTAGTTGCAAACTTATTTGTGCTAGCAAGACCATTTCTTCTTTCAACGTTGTCTCCTTTTGTTCTCTTGAGTTGTTAATTGTAACAATGCCTATTGTATAATGGAAGTTTTGAACTAGTTTATGGTTTGCTTGTCTTGTTCATTAGGCTTTCTAACTACCAAAATAAGAATTCAGCAATTCTGAAGACTAGGAACACTTGGATATAGTTAAATCCACATCTGCACCGACACAGAAAATAAGGAACATATGTATACATTTCTTCTAGAAGTAGGTCTTCCCCAAGCTTCTTGCTTGTGATATACTGCTTTGCGGGTCCACTGCATGCAAAGCATCTTTTCTGGAAGAAAATAAAGGTGAAAGTGATATGCTTAACTAAGAAGGTAACCTGACAGTTTTGCTTCCTTTTCTGTCATTAGTCCTCATTAAAATAATAACTTTTGTATCTTATTCTCTTCTTTGTATGCTTGACTCTTTCATCACTTTCAAATTAAGGCAAAGAAAGAAAGCTAGCTTTACTGAGTAGTTGAATGATGTGTCAGTATGAAGTATGAGCATCGGAACACAGGgcgttttcaaaaaaaaataaaataaaatcagaaCATAGGCACCTACCTATCAATTTATCATTATATGTTTCATGTTATTGATGGCTTTATTCTTCATCTCAAAGCATGCTTTTCGTAAAGTATGGAGCATAAATGAGTTCCATATGCACTATGGTGATTAAAAGGGgagaaaaatataattattatgTCAAGTCAGAAAAGAGAGTTATATTTTGGTAGTTGAGTACTTGGAGTTGGAGCAGAACTTCTAAAACACTTTGTCAATTATCCAACAGGTACTATTCCACTTATGGACACGTTGGTAAACTAGCTGAAGAGATCAAGAAAGGTGCTTCATCTGTTGAAGGTGTCGAGGCTAAAATATGGCAGGTCAGCCCTGATGTTCTTGTTGTAACATAAATCACTACAAATATAAAGTTTTGTAAGGTTGAAAGACATTTGCACTTGTCAGGCTCAAGACTAGCACCTAAGGTGTTTGAAATGCTCTAACACTTCATAAATGCAAATTTGGATCTGAAATTGCTGATACTACTTTTTCATTCTTGTCTCGACTTATCATCTTCAAGGTCCCTGAAACTCTCCCTGAGGAAGTACTTGGAAAGATGGGCGCACCTCCTAAGCCCGATGTTCCAATCATCACACCAGAAGAACTTGCTGAGGCAGACGGAATCCTCTTTGGGTTCCCAACAAGGTTTGGCATGATGGCAGCGCAAATGAAGGCATTCTTCGATGCAACTGGTGGCCTCTGGAGGGAGCAGAGCCTTGCAGGCAAACCCGCTGGCATCTTCTTCAGCACCGGAactcagggtggcgggcaagagacTACACCGTAAGTACCATTCGGCATCTTTGCTCAAAGACCTTATATCCAAAGATCATCGCTGATCATGTTACCGACTGATTTTACTTCTTATTACTCCTCTCAGGCTGACAGCAATAACCCAATTGACTCATCACGGCATGGTGTTTGTGCCGGTGGGATACACCTTCGGTGCTAAGCTTTTTGGCATGGACCAAGTCCAGGGTGGCAGCCCCTACGGTGCCGGCACATTCGCCGCCGACGGCTCGAGGTGGCCCAGTGAGATGGAGCTGGAGCACGCCTTCCACCAGGGGAAGTACTTCGCAGGCATCGCAAAGAAGCTCAAAGGGTCTGCCTGATCTCCGCCTTTGGCACACATATCGTAAAACAGTTACAGCTTTACCATACCGTCAATAGCTGTGTTCTGTTCTCTCGTGGTGTCTCGATGCTATCTGGCTATGTGGAACTTCCCTAGCCGTATGATACGATTTTCGTGCTATGGTGAATTGGTTGTAATCTGTAATTGGAACATTGTGTTTCTCGTCCCATAAATATTGATCGCTCAAGTAAACGACATCCTGGTCGTTCTGCGATGTCTTGTCCTCGGTCTTCCTGGGCTGGAGCTACTGCAGCTAGGTTATTAGGTTTGTGTCTTGTCAGATGTCACAGTTCTCCAACCCAAATGCTGAGAACGACGGAAATATGCATGTGCGAAATTTCGAAGGATGCAGATTGGACTGAACAGATGGTGCAGTTGGTTTGCTGCATGCCTGCATCGCCTGTGCCTGTCTCCGGTGGAAAACAGGCTGCTGAGAATGGCTGGGCTATGGTTGAGGCCCAGCAAGGGATCTGAGCTTTTCCTGGGCAAGGCCGAGGCCGCCCTTCAGAATGTCAACCAGCGGATACGCATGCCTTGATCTCCTTCCACCACGTGTCCACTCCTCCTCGATTCCCGCTCACTTGACTCAGGCTCCACGTTTCATGGGCAGCAGAAGCCCAGCAGGCACCGCAACCATGCTCCGACGGTCACGTCCTTTTCATGGGTCTCGCCACATCTGTGCTACGATCACACAGTGAAAGCCCCCATGCTTTTGAAACATTTTACTAGATTCTAGTTCAAAAAAGAGAGCTTTTTTATCCGTGACAAAAACTATTTATTAGAGACTTAAAAACATTTAACCAGGCAATTTTTTACTAGAGATTAAAAACATTATTTGACCAGAGAACTTTTTACTAGATATAAGAAAGTAGTATTTACTAGAGATGAAAAACATTTGGCTAGAGAGCTTTTTACTGGATATCAAAAACTTTTTACTAAAGACAAAACATTCAAGCAACGAACTTTCAAAACTAAACGCAAGAGCACGTTTACTCTAGCACAAAcgagtgagagagaaaaaaaactgaCACACGCACATACTTGCTCCTCACCTGCACGAGCCTAGCGAAAGCTGCAGCCAGATCACGAGAACAACGGGGCTGCCGGGAAGTCACAAGAGCAATGGGGACGATCAGCTGCTATGGCGAGCCGGGAAGGAGGAGGGCGAGCCACGACAGGGCGTGctggaggcggtggcggtggcggtggcggtacGGTGGCGGCGGAGTAGGCGACACGGTGGGAAAGCAGAGCAGGTGATAGAGTGACCTCACCCTGACGTTGGAGTGAGATCGCCTACAGGCTACACCGTACAACTTGTCTAGATGTACTGGATCGAGCATTGCTTTCGAGCGTGGCTCCGCTTTGGCCCTCTTCCAAAGGCGCACTCGCTAATAATGATGCGTTACGCACTGATTAATACGTAATTAAGGCGGCAACACAACTTAATTTACTAGTAACTAGTAGAGTCTTCTACGTGGACCACTCGTGTTCGGCAATCGAAGTAGGGTGTATTTGATTGGAGAGCTGAGTGGTATGCCTGAGAAAAACTGGTGCCTCAAGGTAGGCAGCATGAGAATCTGATGTTATTTGGCTGGTTAGGCAAGCTTGTGAGTGATGCGTTTGGTTGGTGATGTGTGACTCGTGAGCCAAGGTTGCAGAGAGGCGAGGCGTGCAGGCTGGGTGGGCGCGCGGGGTGCGGGCCGACCAGCTGGAGAAGCATGAGGTGCTGGGATCAGGCAAAGGTGGCGGGATGCGATAGGAAGCAAGCGGAGAGGCGGCAGTGGGCAGAGAGAATTAGTCTGTTTAGCGCGTCTATACCGTCCTCGTTTTTTTACAtagaatatgataaaaaaaagataaaaaaattaggttcaccaatttagaatatctcaatatttatttatgaatttatcaatatttaatatatttatttaattatggagaaaacaatattatttttatgtatacACATAATTTTAGCATGTAGATAACAGTAGtacgaaactaacaaaatttgtttcatgttttttgagatttatatatttttctttgcattttagattatttcagtcgatttatcaatataactaatattcctttcgatattttttagaatttcccgaaaataaaattatattatatgtgtaatctatg
This region includes:
- the LOC133908896 gene encoding NAD(P)H dehydrogenase (quinone) FQR1-like; the protein is MAVKVYVVYYSTYGHVGKLAEEIKKGASSVEGVEAKIWQVPETLPEEVLGKMGAPPKPDVPIITPEELAEADGILFGFPTRFGMMAAQMKAFFDATGGLWREQSLAGKPAGIFFSTGTQGGGQETTPLTAITQLTHHGMVFVPVGYTFGAKLFGMDQVQGGSPYGAGTFAADGSRWPSEMELEHAFHQGKYFAGIAKKLKGSA